One window of the Nicotiana tabacum cultivar K326 chromosome 4, ASM71507v2, whole genome shotgun sequence genome contains the following:
- the LOC107773204 gene encoding delta-1-pyrroline-5-carboxylate synthase isoform X2, with protein MDTADPARAFVKDVKRIIIKVGTAVVTRGDGRLALGRMGSLCEQIRELTTQGFEVILVTSGAVGVGRQRLRYRKLINSSFADLQKPQGDLDGKACAAVGQNGLMALYDTLFSQLDVTSAQLMVTDNDFRDPDFRRQLNETVNSLLCLKVVPIFNENDAISTRKAPYEDSSGIFWDNDSLAALLALELKADLLVLLSDVDGLYTGPPSDPQSELIHTYVKEKHEGLITFGDKSRVGRGGMTAKVKAAVYAAYAGIPVVITSGFANNNIIKALDGERVGTLFHREAIKWASTGDIDAREMAVSARECARRLQALSSQERSKILLDIADALEANEEEILAENEADVAAAQQAGYEKALVSRLALKPGKISSLANSVRVLANMDEPIGRILKRTELADGIILEKTSSPLGVLLIIFESRPDALVQIASLAVRSGNGLLLKGGKEAKRSNAFLHKVITSAIPPSVGEKLIGLVTSREEIPELLKLDDVIDLVIPRGSNKLVSQIKAATKIPVLGHADGICHIFIDKSADLDMAKRIVLDAKTDYPAACNAMETLLVHRDLVQTGGLNDLILELQEKGVSLFGGPKASSLLNIPEANSFHHEYGALACTVEVVEDVNAAIDHIHRHGSAHTDSIITEDKEVAELFLRQVDSAAVLHNASTRFSDGFRFGLGAEVGISTSRIHARGPVGVEGLLTTRWLARGSGQVVDGDKAIVYTHKDLNLEA; from the exons ATTCGGGAACTTACCACCCAaggctttgaagttattttggtgaCCTCAGGTGCCGTTGGTGTTGGCCGTCAGCGGCTTCGATATAGGAAGCTGATTAATAGCAG CTTTGCGGACCTTCAAAAGCCTCAAGGTGATCTTGATGGCAAGGCTTGTGCTGCTGTGGGTCAGAATGGCCTCATGGCCCTGTATGATACGTTATTCAGTCAG TTGGATGTAACCTCAGCTCAGCTTATGGTGACTGATAATGACTTTAGAGATCCGGACTTTAGGAGACAACTCAATGAAACTGTAAACTCATTGCTCTGTCTGAAAGTTGTACCTATATTTAACGAGAATGATGCTATCAGCACGCGGAAAGCTCCTTACGAG GATTCCTCTGGAATCTTTTGGGATAATGACAGTTTGGCAGCTCTATTGGCTCTGGAGCTAAAAGCTGATCTTCTTGTTTTGTTGAGCGACGTAGACGGTCTTTACACTGGCCCTCCAAGCGATCCGCAATCAGAGCTAATTCATACTTATGTTAAAGAGAAGCATGAGGGGCTGATTACTTTTGGAGACAAGTCTAGAGTGGGAAGAGGGGGCATGACTGCCAAGGTAAAAGCTGCTGTGTATGCAGCTTATGCTGGCATTCCTGTTGTGATAACCAG TGGCTTCGCCAACAACAATATCATTAAAGCACTAGATGGAGAACGTGTTGGCACTCTCTTTCATCGTGAAGCCATCAAATGGGCGTCAACAGGGGATATCGATGCTCGCGAGATGGCAGTTTCTGCAAGAGAATGCGCCAGGCGGCTTCAG GCACTCTCTTCTCAAGAAAGGAGTAAAATTTTGCTAGATATAGCTGATGCACTGGAAGCAAATGAAGAGGAAATCCTGGCTGAAAATGAAGCTGATGTGGCTGCTGCTCAACAAGCTGGATACGAGAAGGCTTTGGTATCTCGGTTAGCTTTGAAGCCAGGAAAA ATTTCAAGTCTTGCAAACTCTGTCCGTGTGCTTGCTAACATGGATGAGCCTATTGGCCGCATTTTAAAGAGGACGGAG CTTGCTGATGGAATCATATTGGAGAAGACGTCATCTCCATTGGGCGTTCTCCTGATTATTTTTGAGTCACGACCTGATGCACTTGTACAG ATAGCTTCTCTAGCAGTCCGAAGTGGGAATGGCCTCTTGTTGAAAGGAGGAAAGGAGGCCAAAAGATCAAATGCATTTTTACACAAG GTGATTACCTCAGCCATTCCTCCAAGCGTTGGTGAAAAACTTATTGGGTTAGTGACTTCTAGAGAAGAGATCCCTGAATTGCTTAAG CTTGATGATGTGATTGATCTTGTTATACCAAGAGGTAGCAATAAACTTGTTTCTCAAATTAAGGCTGCAACAAAAATTCCTGTTCTTGGTCATGCTG ATGGTATTTGCCACATTTTCATTGATAAGTCTGCTGACTTGGATATGGCCAAACGTATTGTTTTGGATGCGAAAACCGATTATCCAGCAGCCTGCAATGCAATG GAAACTCTTCTCGTTCATAGGGATTTGGTGCAAACCGGAGGTCTTAATGACCTGATTCTGGAACTTCAAGAAAAAG GTGTTTCTTTATTTGGTGGACCTAAAGCAAGCTCCCTACTTAATATTCCCGAAGCAAATTCCTTCCATCATGAATATGGTGCACTGGCTTGCACTGTGGAAGTTGTTGAAGATGTGAACGCTGCAATAGATCATATACATCGTCACGGAAG TGCTCACACTGATAGCATCATTACTGAAGACAAAGAAGTTGCTGAACTCTTTTTACGTCAAGTTGACAG TGCTGCTGTACTTCATAATGCAAGCACAAGATTTAGTGACGGCTTTCGTTTTGGACTTGGTGCTGAG GTGGGGATTAGTACAAGTCGCATTCATGCTCGTGGTCCAGTTGGAGTGGAGGGATTGCTGACAACTAGATG GCTTGCAAGAGGATCTGGACAAGTCGTTGATGGTGATAAAGCAATTGTCTACACTCACAAAGACCTTAATCTGGAGGCTTGA
- the LOC107773204 gene encoding delta-1-pyrroline-5-carboxylate synthase isoform X1, whose translation MDTADPARAFVKDVKRIIIKVGTAVVTRGDGRLALGRMGSLCEQIRELTTQGFEVILVTSGAVGVGRQRLRYRKLINSSFADLQKPQGDLDGKACAAVGQNGLMALYDTLFSQLDVTSAQLMVTDNDFRDPDFRRQLNETVNSLLCLKVVPIFNENDAISTRKAPYEFSLQDSSGIFWDNDSLAALLALELKADLLVLLSDVDGLYTGPPSDPQSELIHTYVKEKHEGLITFGDKSRVGRGGMTAKVKAAVYAAYAGIPVVITSGFANNNIIKALDGERVGTLFHREAIKWASTGDIDAREMAVSARECARRLQALSSQERSKILLDIADALEANEEEILAENEADVAAAQQAGYEKALVSRLALKPGKISSLANSVRVLANMDEPIGRILKRTELADGIILEKTSSPLGVLLIIFESRPDALVQIASLAVRSGNGLLLKGGKEAKRSNAFLHKVITSAIPPSVGEKLIGLVTSREEIPELLKLDDVIDLVIPRGSNKLVSQIKAATKIPVLGHADGICHIFIDKSADLDMAKRIVLDAKTDYPAACNAMETLLVHRDLVQTGGLNDLILELQEKGVSLFGGPKASSLLNIPEANSFHHEYGALACTVEVVEDVNAAIDHIHRHGSAHTDSIITEDKEVAELFLRQVDSAAVLHNASTRFSDGFRFGLGAEVGISTSRIHARGPVGVEGLLTTRWLARGSGQVVDGDKAIVYTHKDLNLEA comes from the exons ATTCGGGAACTTACCACCCAaggctttgaagttattttggtgaCCTCAGGTGCCGTTGGTGTTGGCCGTCAGCGGCTTCGATATAGGAAGCTGATTAATAGCAG CTTTGCGGACCTTCAAAAGCCTCAAGGTGATCTTGATGGCAAGGCTTGTGCTGCTGTGGGTCAGAATGGCCTCATGGCCCTGTATGATACGTTATTCAGTCAG TTGGATGTAACCTCAGCTCAGCTTATGGTGACTGATAATGACTTTAGAGATCCGGACTTTAGGAGACAACTCAATGAAACTGTAAACTCATTGCTCTGTCTGAAAGTTGTACCTATATTTAACGAGAATGATGCTATCAGCACGCGGAAAGCTCCTTACGAG TTCTCCTTGCAGGATTCCTCTGGAATCTTTTGGGATAATGACAGTTTGGCAGCTCTATTGGCTCTGGAGCTAAAAGCTGATCTTCTTGTTTTGTTGAGCGACGTAGACGGTCTTTACACTGGCCCTCCAAGCGATCCGCAATCAGAGCTAATTCATACTTATGTTAAAGAGAAGCATGAGGGGCTGATTACTTTTGGAGACAAGTCTAGAGTGGGAAGAGGGGGCATGACTGCCAAGGTAAAAGCTGCTGTGTATGCAGCTTATGCTGGCATTCCTGTTGTGATAACCAG TGGCTTCGCCAACAACAATATCATTAAAGCACTAGATGGAGAACGTGTTGGCACTCTCTTTCATCGTGAAGCCATCAAATGGGCGTCAACAGGGGATATCGATGCTCGCGAGATGGCAGTTTCTGCAAGAGAATGCGCCAGGCGGCTTCAG GCACTCTCTTCTCAAGAAAGGAGTAAAATTTTGCTAGATATAGCTGATGCACTGGAAGCAAATGAAGAGGAAATCCTGGCTGAAAATGAAGCTGATGTGGCTGCTGCTCAACAAGCTGGATACGAGAAGGCTTTGGTATCTCGGTTAGCTTTGAAGCCAGGAAAA ATTTCAAGTCTTGCAAACTCTGTCCGTGTGCTTGCTAACATGGATGAGCCTATTGGCCGCATTTTAAAGAGGACGGAG CTTGCTGATGGAATCATATTGGAGAAGACGTCATCTCCATTGGGCGTTCTCCTGATTATTTTTGAGTCACGACCTGATGCACTTGTACAG ATAGCTTCTCTAGCAGTCCGAAGTGGGAATGGCCTCTTGTTGAAAGGAGGAAAGGAGGCCAAAAGATCAAATGCATTTTTACACAAG GTGATTACCTCAGCCATTCCTCCAAGCGTTGGTGAAAAACTTATTGGGTTAGTGACTTCTAGAGAAGAGATCCCTGAATTGCTTAAG CTTGATGATGTGATTGATCTTGTTATACCAAGAGGTAGCAATAAACTTGTTTCTCAAATTAAGGCTGCAACAAAAATTCCTGTTCTTGGTCATGCTG ATGGTATTTGCCACATTTTCATTGATAAGTCTGCTGACTTGGATATGGCCAAACGTATTGTTTTGGATGCGAAAACCGATTATCCAGCAGCCTGCAATGCAATG GAAACTCTTCTCGTTCATAGGGATTTGGTGCAAACCGGAGGTCTTAATGACCTGATTCTGGAACTTCAAGAAAAAG GTGTTTCTTTATTTGGTGGACCTAAAGCAAGCTCCCTACTTAATATTCCCGAAGCAAATTCCTTCCATCATGAATATGGTGCACTGGCTTGCACTGTGGAAGTTGTTGAAGATGTGAACGCTGCAATAGATCATATACATCGTCACGGAAG TGCTCACACTGATAGCATCATTACTGAAGACAAAGAAGTTGCTGAACTCTTTTTACGTCAAGTTGACAG TGCTGCTGTACTTCATAATGCAAGCACAAGATTTAGTGACGGCTTTCGTTTTGGACTTGGTGCTGAG GTGGGGATTAGTACAAGTCGCATTCATGCTCGTGGTCCAGTTGGAGTGGAGGGATTGCTGACAACTAGATG GCTTGCAAGAGGATCTGGACAAGTCGTTGATGGTGATAAAGCAATTGTCTACACTCACAAAGACCTTAATCTGGAGGCTTGA
- the LOC107773204 gene encoding delta-1-pyrroline-5-carboxylate synthase isoform X3, with the protein MGSLCEQIRELTTQGFEVILVTSGAVGVGRQRLRYRKLINSSFADLQKPQGDLDGKACAAVGQNGLMALYDTLFSQLDVTSAQLMVTDNDFRDPDFRRQLNETVNSLLCLKVVPIFNENDAISTRKAPYEDSSGIFWDNDSLAALLALELKADLLVLLSDVDGLYTGPPSDPQSELIHTYVKEKHEGLITFGDKSRVGRGGMTAKVKAAVYAAYAGIPVVITSGFANNNIIKALDGERVGTLFHREAIKWASTGDIDAREMAVSARECARRLQALSSQERSKILLDIADALEANEEEILAENEADVAAAQQAGYEKALVSRLALKPGKISSLANSVRVLANMDEPIGRILKRTELADGIILEKTSSPLGVLLIIFESRPDALVQIASLAVRSGNGLLLKGGKEAKRSNAFLHKVITSAIPPSVGEKLIGLVTSREEIPELLKLDDVIDLVIPRGSNKLVSQIKAATKIPVLGHADGICHIFIDKSADLDMAKRIVLDAKTDYPAACNAMETLLVHRDLVQTGGLNDLILELQEKGVSLFGGPKASSLLNIPEANSFHHEYGALACTVEVVEDVNAAIDHIHRHGSAHTDSIITEDKEVAELFLRQVDSAAVLHNASTRFSDGFRFGLGAEVGISTSRIHARGPVGVEGLLTTRWLARGSGQVVDGDKAIVYTHKDLNLEA; encoded by the exons ATTCGGGAACTTACCACCCAaggctttgaagttattttggtgaCCTCAGGTGCCGTTGGTGTTGGCCGTCAGCGGCTTCGATATAGGAAGCTGATTAATAGCAG CTTTGCGGACCTTCAAAAGCCTCAAGGTGATCTTGATGGCAAGGCTTGTGCTGCTGTGGGTCAGAATGGCCTCATGGCCCTGTATGATACGTTATTCAGTCAG TTGGATGTAACCTCAGCTCAGCTTATGGTGACTGATAATGACTTTAGAGATCCGGACTTTAGGAGACAACTCAATGAAACTGTAAACTCATTGCTCTGTCTGAAAGTTGTACCTATATTTAACGAGAATGATGCTATCAGCACGCGGAAAGCTCCTTACGAG GATTCCTCTGGAATCTTTTGGGATAATGACAGTTTGGCAGCTCTATTGGCTCTGGAGCTAAAAGCTGATCTTCTTGTTTTGTTGAGCGACGTAGACGGTCTTTACACTGGCCCTCCAAGCGATCCGCAATCAGAGCTAATTCATACTTATGTTAAAGAGAAGCATGAGGGGCTGATTACTTTTGGAGACAAGTCTAGAGTGGGAAGAGGGGGCATGACTGCCAAGGTAAAAGCTGCTGTGTATGCAGCTTATGCTGGCATTCCTGTTGTGATAACCAG TGGCTTCGCCAACAACAATATCATTAAAGCACTAGATGGAGAACGTGTTGGCACTCTCTTTCATCGTGAAGCCATCAAATGGGCGTCAACAGGGGATATCGATGCTCGCGAGATGGCAGTTTCTGCAAGAGAATGCGCCAGGCGGCTTCAG GCACTCTCTTCTCAAGAAAGGAGTAAAATTTTGCTAGATATAGCTGATGCACTGGAAGCAAATGAAGAGGAAATCCTGGCTGAAAATGAAGCTGATGTGGCTGCTGCTCAACAAGCTGGATACGAGAAGGCTTTGGTATCTCGGTTAGCTTTGAAGCCAGGAAAA ATTTCAAGTCTTGCAAACTCTGTCCGTGTGCTTGCTAACATGGATGAGCCTATTGGCCGCATTTTAAAGAGGACGGAG CTTGCTGATGGAATCATATTGGAGAAGACGTCATCTCCATTGGGCGTTCTCCTGATTATTTTTGAGTCACGACCTGATGCACTTGTACAG ATAGCTTCTCTAGCAGTCCGAAGTGGGAATGGCCTCTTGTTGAAAGGAGGAAAGGAGGCCAAAAGATCAAATGCATTTTTACACAAG GTGATTACCTCAGCCATTCCTCCAAGCGTTGGTGAAAAACTTATTGGGTTAGTGACTTCTAGAGAAGAGATCCCTGAATTGCTTAAG CTTGATGATGTGATTGATCTTGTTATACCAAGAGGTAGCAATAAACTTGTTTCTCAAATTAAGGCTGCAACAAAAATTCCTGTTCTTGGTCATGCTG ATGGTATTTGCCACATTTTCATTGATAAGTCTGCTGACTTGGATATGGCCAAACGTATTGTTTTGGATGCGAAAACCGATTATCCAGCAGCCTGCAATGCAATG GAAACTCTTCTCGTTCATAGGGATTTGGTGCAAACCGGAGGTCTTAATGACCTGATTCTGGAACTTCAAGAAAAAG GTGTTTCTTTATTTGGTGGACCTAAAGCAAGCTCCCTACTTAATATTCCCGAAGCAAATTCCTTCCATCATGAATATGGTGCACTGGCTTGCACTGTGGAAGTTGTTGAAGATGTGAACGCTGCAATAGATCATATACATCGTCACGGAAG TGCTCACACTGATAGCATCATTACTGAAGACAAAGAAGTTGCTGAACTCTTTTTACGTCAAGTTGACAG TGCTGCTGTACTTCATAATGCAAGCACAAGATTTAGTGACGGCTTTCGTTTTGGACTTGGTGCTGAG GTGGGGATTAGTACAAGTCGCATTCATGCTCGTGGTCCAGTTGGAGTGGAGGGATTGCTGACAACTAGATG GCTTGCAAGAGGATCTGGACAAGTCGTTGATGGTGATAAAGCAATTGTCTACACTCACAAAGACCTTAATCTGGAGGCTTGA
- the LOC107773205 gene encoding 1-aminocyclopropane-1-carboxylate oxidase 3-like — METFPVVNMELLHTEQRDAAMETIKDAWCFMDTMEKLTKGHYNKCMEQRFKEIVASKGLEAIRTEIKDLDWESTFFLKHLPLSNISQLPDLKDEYRKIMKKFAEKLEKLAEQLLDLLCENLGLEQGYLKKAFYGSKGPIFGTKVSNYPPCPKPDLIKGLRAHTDAGGIILLFQDDKVSGLQLLKDDKWIDVPPMCHSIVINLSDQLEVITNEKYKSVEHRVIAQPDGNRMSIASFYNPGSDDLIYPSPELLEKENKAIYPKFVFEDYMKLYAGLKF, encoded by the coding sequence GGTGTTTCATGGACACAATGGAGAAGTTGACAAAGGGGCACTACAACAAGTGTATGGAACAAAGGTTCAAGGAAATTGTGGCAAGTAAAGGGCTTGAAGCTATTCGGACTGAAATTAAGGATTTGGACTGGGAAAGCACTTTCTTCTTGAAACACCTTCCTCTTTCAAACATCTCACAACTTCCTGATCTTAAAGATGAATACAGAAAAATCATGAAGAAGTTTGCTGAAAAGCTAGAGAAACTAGCAGAGCAACTTTTGGACTTGCTCTGTGAAAATCTTGGACTGGAGCAAGGTTACCTGAAGAAAGCCTTTTATGGTTCAAAGGGTCCTATTTTTGGCACCAAAGTTAGCAACTACCCACCGTGTCCCAAGCCTGATTTGATTAAAGGCCTCAGGGCTCACACTGATGCTGGTGGAATCATCCTTCTATTCCAAGATGACAAAGTCAGTGGTCTCCAACTACTCAAAGATGACAAATGGATCGACGTTCCACCAATGTGCCACTCTATTGTCATCAACCTCAGCGACCAACTTGAGGTGATTACTAATGAAAAGTACAAGAGTGTGGAGCATAGGGTGATTGCCCAGCCTGATGGAAACAGAATGTCCATTGCTTCCTTCTATAACCCAGGGAGTGATGATCTCATCTATCCATCACCAGAATTGTTGGAGAAAGAGAACAAAGCCATTTATCCCAAGTTTGTTTTTGAGGACTATATGAAATTATATGCAGGTCTTAAATTCTAG